The region AAACAGTAAGCGTAAATGCAAAAAAAGAAACGGTTTCAGGGTATCTGGGTCAACTTCACGCGGTCGTTTTCAATTCGGACGAGCTTGAGATCGTTCGCGGCTTGCCCGATGCTAGAAGACGGTTTTTGGATGTTGGAATTGTTTCGCTCCATCCACCGTTCGTTCAGGTTTTTGCGGACTATAACCGTGTCCTAAAGCAAAAGAACGCCTTGCTTCAATCTGCGAGAGACAACGAAGAGTCATTCGAAAAGACAGCCGAAAAGATCGATCCGTGGAACAGCCAGCTTGCTCCATTGGCAACTAAAATACACCGTGCCCGTGTCCGTTTTATCGAGCGGATCAATGAAGTGCTCGAAAAGAAGCTATTTGGCCGCGAAGAGCTTTCTGTACGCTATCAGTCATCACTCGAAGGAAAAGGCGACATCACAGATTACCAAAACCTGATCTCCGAGCGTTTGTCGCTGCGTGTTCAGGCCGAAGTCGTTGCCGGACACGCCCTCATAGGCACACACCGCGACGATATGGAGCTTAAATTCGACGGCCACGATATTAGAAAATTTGGCTCTGCCGGTCAGCAGCGAAGTGCTCTGCTTCTGCTGCAGCTAGCAAACATCTCCGTCTATAACGCCACACGTGGTGAATACCCTCTCTTTTTGATCGACGACATCGATGCCGAGCTCGACTACAAACGCATCGGAAAACTGCTTGAATTCTTAAAGGACAAGACCCAGACTTTTGTTACTACATCAAAGGAAAGTTTGGTCGAAAAATTCGGCTCAAATGCGCGCATTTTCAGAGTCGAAAACGGAGCTGCCAAAATACTCTGAAATCTAGATTTTTATTGTATTTCCCCTCTGTGTTTATTCCCTAAAAAATGATAAAATAATTGGATAGTTTATGTGGATATTTTCCATCCGTTCGAGTCGCTAATAACTCACAATCCAGAGGTCAAGAAGCGGCAAGAAACAAATCATAAAAACATACGTTCAGACACGAGGATATTATAAATTGGCTAAAGCAAAACAGGAATACGGCGCAGATCAGATAACAGTCTTAGAGGGTCGCGACGCAGTGCGTAAGCGTCCGGCGATGTACATCGGCTCGACAAGCGAGATCGGGCTGCATCATTTGGTTTACGAGGTCGTCGACAACTCGGTTGACGAGGCTCTCGCAGGCTATTGCGATACTATCGAGGTCACGATCCACATGGACAATTCCGTAACGGTCATCGATAACGGCCGCGGAATTCCGACGGACATACATAAACAGGAAGGGAGAAGCGCGGCTGAGGTCGTGATGACTATCCTGCACGCGGGCGGTAAGTTCGACTCGAATTCGTATAAGGTTTCCGGCGGTTTGCACGGCGTTGGAGTGTCTTGCGTCAACTTTCTAAGCGAGTACCTGCGATTAGAAATCTGGCGCGACGGAGCAACCCACGAGATGGAATTTGAGGCCGGAATACCGGTCGCCCCGCTCAAACAGACCGGCACAACCACAAAACGCGGTACAAAGATCACATTCCGACCTGATTCGAGCATTTTTGAGACGACTGTTTACAGTTTTGAAAAGCTATCAGAACGGTTGAGAGAAAAGGCCTTTTTGAATAAGGGCATACGTATCTTTATTAAAGATGAGCGAGAAGAGCCCGAGAAAGCGCATGAGTTTTACTATAAGGGGGGGATAGCAGAATTTGTAAAGCATCTCAACAAAAATAAGAGTCCTTTGCACGACGAACCGCTGTATTTCGAGCTCATCGACGACGAACTCTCGATCGAGGTTTCGATGCAGTATAACGACAGTTACGACGAAAAGATCTTTTCGTTCGCCAACAACATCAATACCGTCGATGGCGGCACGCACTTATCCGGCTTTCGCGGTGCGATCACTCGTACGATCAATAACTACGCCGAAGCCTTGGGCCTGACGAAGAATGCTAAGGTCACGCTCACCGGCGACGATGTTCGCGAGGGGTTGGTGGCTGTGATCAGTGTCAAGATACCTCAGCCGCAGTTTGAGGGGCAGACAAAAGGTAAGCTTAACTCGCCTGTGAAAGGGCCGGTCGAGTCGTTTCTTAACGAAAAGCTTGGCGAGTTTTTTGAGCAGAATCCGGGCGTAGCTAAAAAGATCGTCGGCAAGGCCGTAGATGCCGCACGTGCTCGCGATGCGGCCCGTAAGGCACGAGAGATCGTCCGTAAGAGTGCTTTGGGATCATCTACATTGCCAGGAAAATTAGCAGATTGTCAGGAAAAAGATCCTGCGTTGTCAGAAATTTACATTGTTGAGGGTGATTCGGCCGGAGGCTCGGCAAAACAGGGACGAGACCGCAAGAATCAGGCCGTTTTGCCGCTCAAGGGTAAGATCCTAAACGTCGAAAAGGCACGATTCGACAAAATGCTCGGCCACGGTGAGATCAAGGCCCTTATCACCGCACTCGGAACAGGCATCGGCAAAGAGGATTTTGACGTTACAAAGCTCCGATATCACAAGATCTGCCTGATGACCGACGCCGACGTTGACGGCAGCCACATCCGCACGCTTTTGTTGACGTTTTTCTATCGACAGATGCCGGAACTGCTCGAAAACGGCTTTGTTTACATCGCCCAGCCGCCGCTTTACAAGGTGAAACGCGGCAAAAAGGAAGAGTACATCAAGGATGAACCGGCAATGTTCAGCTACCTGATGCGAATGGCGACGGGCGACATCCAGATAAAATCTGAGACAAAGGAATTTTCCGGCCGTGAACTAACAAAGGTCCTAGATCAAACAAAACAGCTCAAGAATTACGCCGAGCGGATAGCCCGACGCCTCAACAACGATCCAACTCTGGTCGCGATGATCCTGGATGCGTTCGCCGGTAAAGACGGCGTGCTTGTCAAAAACTCGGTGCGTCTGCGAAAGGTTTTTGGCGACCGCGAAATGATGGCTGAAATAGAAGGCAAGCTGCTCGGCGAATACAGCACCGATCTGGTCGAAGACACCGAGCACAGTCTGTGGAGCATCAACCTTTCATTTCCTAACGGCACATCGCGGCAGATCGACTGGAACCTCGCAAGCCTCGTCGAGTTTCAGAAAGCAATCGAGCTGAGAAAGTCGCTCGAGATCGATTTTCCGGCACCGTTCATCGTCGGTGAAAACGGCAAGAGCGAAACCGTAAACACCCGCGAAGATTTGCTCGAAAAGGTCATGGCGATGGCCAAAAAGGACCTCACCATCCAGCGTTACAAAGGTCTGGGCGAGATGAACCCTGAGCAGCTATGGGAAACGACGATGGACCCTGAAAAGCGAACGATGCTGCAAGTTCGTATCGAAGACGCGATCGAGACCGACGGCATTTTCACCGTACTAATGGGCGACCAGGTCGAGCCGCGGCGCAAATTTATAGAGGACAACGCTCTCGACGTAAAAAATCTCGACGTTTAAGATCTACACCACAAAGGCACTAAGAGCACAAAGGAGTATTTTCTTTGTGTACTTCGTGCCTTTGTGATGTAAATTTTCTGAAAAAAGCCATCGCACGACCCCAAAAAGCCATCGGACACCCCCCAAAAAGCCATTTCAAACTATCAAAAAGCCATCGCATTTTTCCGGTTTTTAGGCCCTGTTCCACGACACTGCTAAAATGCCCAAAATCAATAAGACGTGTCTGAGATAGACGGAATCCTGCCGGTCACAGGCGCAATGCGCTTTGTGTTCTTTGTGTCTTAAAACTCTGTGGCCGTTGTGTTGAAGCTTTTTAAACACAAAGATCACAAAGGACGAAGACACAGAGGTCACAAATTTTCGCAAATTGCGCTTGACACAACGCGCAAAGGCGTGTAATCTGTGAAACATTATGGCACTTGATAGAGAATTTGAGAGATTTCACGGCGGGCCGAACGAGGCGGCGTCAAAACGGCTTCATGTCACCATCAGCCCGGCAAAGCTGATCTTGCTTAATCGCAACATGTACAACCTATTGGGGAAACCCGCCGCGGTTTACTTAAATTACTCACGAGTTAGCGATATCATCGCCATCGAACCTACCAGCGCGCGCTCGGCTGAGGCGTTCCCCGTGATCCAAAATCTCTGCAACTGGCGCATCAACGCCGCTCCCTTTTGCCGGAATTTTAACATCGACATCGACACCCAACTAAAATTCAACCGCCCCGAGATCAAAAACGATGCCCTAATGCTAAACCTCAAAGAAACCATCTCAGTCGGCGGCAGAAAGAGGAGAAAAAAGAAATAGGCCGCGCGGCCCGTAACCGCAAGGCAACCGCCGCATCGCGTAGTCGAGGAAAGGGTGGTGCTGCATCACTACCGAGGAAAGCAATCCTCTTGACAGTAATAGTTACGTGCCGTATGCTGAAAATGACCATGCCCGCCAAGCCTCTGCCGTAAGGCACGCTCAAATCGGTGGGCTTTCTTATGTTCTTAACATGAAATATATCAAACCTTCACTCCCAATAGCCGACCAGATAAAGCATCTGGAGGGAAGAGGTTTGGTAATATCCGATCACGCAAAAGCTGCCCATTACCTTTCAAATATCAGTTATTACAGGTTAAGCGCGTATCTCTACCCGTATCGTCAGTTGCCCACAGACAATTATGTAACCGGAACAACCTTTGATGAGGTTCTGGATCACTATTTGTTTGACCGGGAATTTCGGCTGCTTGTTTTTGATGCAGTCGAGAGGGTCGAGATCGCATTCCGGACGCAACTTATTTACCAACCCTCGAACCTTTATGGTCCATTTTGGTTCCTCGATCCGGCGCATTTTGGTGATCGCACTCGATGGGCGGAACAGGTCAAGAAAATCGATGAGGAGGTCGCCCGTTCAGGTGAAGTATTTATCAAACACTTTTTCGCCAAATATAGTTCTGAGAAAAGGCCGCCAGCGTGGATCTCCTTTGAGGTAGCTTCATTGGGCCTGCTATCCAGGTTGTATAACAACCTCAAGTTTTCTTCACCTGCTAAGAAGCACATCGCAAACCACTTTGGGCTTTCAGAGCCGCGAGTTTTTCAAAGCTGGATACGCAGTATGACTTATGTTCGAAATATCTGCGCACATCATAGTCGTCTTTGGAATCGGACATTGACCGAAACACCAAAACTCATCCAAAAACCACCTTCATTTTGGGTAAATACTACGCCACCAGCCAATGACAAGATCTATTATTTCCTATGCTGTCTTGTGCATATGCTTCGGCAGGTAAACCCGCAATCAAGCTTTATTAAAAGACTAAGAGCACTGTTTGAAAAGTATACGGTCGTTGATTGCAGAACAATGGGATTTCCCATCGACTGGAAAGACGATCCTTATTGGAAATGATGACAAATGCGCTCCATTTTGCCGGAATT is a window of Chloracidobacterium sp. DNA encoding:
- the gyrB gene encoding DNA topoisomerase (ATP-hydrolyzing) subunit B translates to MAKAKQEYGADQITVLEGRDAVRKRPAMYIGSTSEIGLHHLVYEVVDNSVDEALAGYCDTIEVTIHMDNSVTVIDNGRGIPTDIHKQEGRSAAEVVMTILHAGGKFDSNSYKVSGGLHGVGVSCVNFLSEYLRLEIWRDGATHEMEFEAGIPVAPLKQTGTTTKRGTKITFRPDSSIFETTVYSFEKLSERLREKAFLNKGIRIFIKDEREEPEKAHEFYYKGGIAEFVKHLNKNKSPLHDEPLYFELIDDELSIEVSMQYNDSYDEKIFSFANNINTVDGGTHLSGFRGAITRTINNYAEALGLTKNAKVTLTGDDVREGLVAVISVKIPQPQFEGQTKGKLNSPVKGPVESFLNEKLGEFFEQNPGVAKKIVGKAVDAARARDAARKAREIVRKSALGSSTLPGKLADCQEKDPALSEIYIVEGDSAGGSAKQGRDRKNQAVLPLKGKILNVEKARFDKMLGHGEIKALITALGTGIGKEDFDVTKLRYHKICLMTDADVDGSHIRTLLLTFFYRQMPELLENGFVYIAQPPLYKVKRGKKEEYIKDEPAMFSYLMRMATGDIQIKSETKEFSGRELTKVLDQTKQLKNYAERIARRLNNDPTLVAMILDAFAGKDGVLVKNSVRLRKVFGDREMMAEIEGKLLGEYSTDLVEDTEHSLWSINLSFPNGTSRQIDWNLASLVEFQKAIELRKSLEIDFPAPFIVGENGKSETVNTREDLLEKVMAMAKKDLTIQRYKGLGEMNPEQLWETTMDPEKRTMLQVRIEDAIETDGIFTVLMGDQVEPRRKFIEDNALDVKNLDV
- the recF gene encoding DNA replication and repair protein RecF (All proteins in this family for which functions are known are DNA-binding proteins that assist the filamentation of RecA onto DNA for the initiation of recombination or recombinational repair.); the encoded protein is MLLESIEAKNFRNLEGSITFGDSLNILSGENGMGKTNWLEAIAVLASTRSFRTTRLQEAVSFGAQTAMIGGSVRESPEIVRDLRIVITGNTKTVSVNAKKETVSGYLGQLHAVVFNSDELEIVRGLPDARRRFLDVGIVSLHPPFVQVFADYNRVLKQKNALLQSARDNEESFEKTAEKIDPWNSQLAPLATKIHRARVRFIERINEVLEKKLFGREELSVRYQSSLEGKGDITDYQNLISERLSLRVQAEVVAGHALIGTHRDDMELKFDGHDIRKFGSAGQQRSALLLLQLANISVYNATRGEYPLFLIDDIDAELDYKRIGKLLEFLKDKTQTFVTTSKESLVEKFGSNARIFRVENGAAKIL
- a CDS encoding Abi family protein, whose translation is MKYIKPSLPIADQIKHLEGRGLVISDHAKAAHYLSNISYYRLSAYLYPYRQLPTDNYVTGTTFDEVLDHYLFDREFRLLVFDAVERVEIAFRTQLIYQPSNLYGPFWFLDPAHFGDRTRWAEQVKKIDEEVARSGEVFIKHFFAKYSSEKRPPAWISFEVASLGLLSRLYNNLKFSSPAKKHIANHFGLSEPRVFQSWIRSMTYVRNICAHHSRLWNRTLTETPKLIQKPPSFWVNTTPPANDKIYYFLCCLVHMLRQVNPQSSFIKRLRALFEKYTVVDCRTMGFPIDWKDDPYWK